From one Marinobacter sp. LV10MA510-1 genomic stretch:
- a CDS encoding phosphotransferase family protein has protein sequence MSQVDQAVAVRDGEELDASAVDRFMKQAVADLQGEPVIRQYPGGASNLTYQVDYGSRSFVLRRPPLGKIARSAHDMLREARVMAALKPVYSYVPEIVATCDDHSVLGCDFYVMQRLEGVILRQDFPADLAMPAEDVRTLCKNVIDKLVELHKVDAEAAGLSQLGKGEGYVQRQIGGWSERFVKSRTDDVGDFAAVMKWLNEKMPGDVAQVVIHNDFRFDNVVLNPDNLFEVIGVLDWEMATIGDPLMDLGNSLAYWVQADDEAPFKMLRRQPTHQPGMLTRDEVVTYYAQQSGRQIENFDFYEVYGLFRLAVIVQQIYTRYYHGQTADKRFAMFGQATNYLQMRCEKLISKSSL, from the coding sequence ATGAGTCAGGTTGATCAGGCGGTGGCGGTGCGCGATGGCGAGGAGCTGGATGCCTCAGCGGTCGATCGCTTTATGAAACAGGCGGTGGCTGATTTGCAGGGCGAGCCGGTGATTCGCCAGTATCCCGGTGGGGCGTCTAACCTGACCTATCAGGTGGATTACGGCTCGCGTTCGTTTGTGCTGCGCCGGCCGCCGCTTGGAAAAATCGCCCGTTCAGCCCACGATATGCTGCGCGAAGCCCGTGTGATGGCGGCGTTGAAGCCGGTGTACAGCTATGTGCCGGAGATTGTTGCTACCTGCGACGATCACAGCGTTCTGGGCTGTGATTTTTACGTGATGCAGCGCCTTGAAGGCGTGATTCTACGCCAGGATTTCCCGGCGGATCTGGCTATGCCAGCAGAAGACGTTCGTACACTTTGCAAGAACGTGATCGACAAGTTGGTTGAGCTGCACAAGGTGGATGCCGAAGCCGCGGGCCTGAGCCAGCTTGGAAAGGGTGAAGGATACGTGCAGCGCCAGATTGGTGGCTGGAGCGAGCGATTTGTAAAATCCCGAACCGATGACGTGGGCGACTTTGCCGCGGTAATGAAGTGGCTGAATGAAAAGATGCCAGGCGATGTCGCCCAGGTGGTCATCCACAACGATTTCCGTTTCGACAATGTGGTGCTGAATCCTGACAACCTGTTTGAGGTGATCGGCGTGCTGGACTGGGAAATGGCCACCATTGGCGATCCGCTGATGGATCTGGGCAACAGTCTGGCTTATTGGGTACAGGCGGATGACGAAGCGCCGTTCAAAATGTTGCGGCGTCAGCCAACCCATCAGCCAGGTATGCTGACTCGTGACGAGGTGGTCACCTATTACGCGCAACAATCAGGACGACAGATCGAAAACTTCGATTTCTACGAGGTTTATGGTCTGTTTCGGCTGGCGGTGATTGTTCAGCAGATCTACACCCGCTATTACCACGGCCAGACTGCCGACAAGCGTTTCGCGATGTTTGGTCAGGCCACCAATTATTTGCAAATGCGTTGTGAGAAGCTGATTTCAAAGAGCAGCCTGTAA
- a CDS encoding LysR family transcriptional regulator: protein MAANRPDLNLLQVFDTIYREGSLTRAAKTLHLTQPALSHSLARLRAWFNDPLFSRQGNRMVPTPLATRFIETMRPGLNQIHSAVAQFHSFDPTHQQKTFSLALRDILESTFLPQLMTQLAPYPDLDIVSQRVARRDMESQLAAGKLDFAIDVLLPVSEHTGHQWLHQDPLVVLARKDHPWVTMAPTETSGELSAERYLAAYLQAQHVLVSSRATGSGVEDFELSKLGLQRDIRLRCQHYFAACRVVANTALLLTMPASYARLLASHHDLAVMPTPAPFPPVNVHLYWHKAYEQEPALVWFRQKLIRDPPQ, encoded by the coding sequence ATGGCGGCAAACCGGCCAGACCTGAATCTGCTTCAGGTTTTTGACACTATTTATCGCGAGGGCAGCCTGACCCGCGCCGCCAAGACCCTGCACCTGACCCAGCCAGCGCTCAGCCACTCGCTGGCGCGGTTGCGGGCCTGGTTTAATGACCCATTGTTCAGCCGCCAAGGCAATCGCATGGTACCTACGCCGCTGGCCACCCGGTTTATAGAAACCATGCGGCCAGGACTCAACCAGATACACAGCGCCGTCGCTCAGTTCCATAGCTTTGACCCGACACATCAGCAGAAGACGTTTTCGCTGGCTCTGCGCGACATTTTGGAATCGACATTTTTGCCCCAGCTGATGACGCAGCTGGCGCCCTACCCGGATCTGGACATTGTTAGCCAAAGAGTGGCGCGCCGGGACATGGAAAGCCAACTGGCGGCGGGAAAGCTGGACTTTGCGATTGACGTGCTGCTGCCGGTGAGCGAGCACACCGGCCACCAATGGTTGCACCAGGACCCGCTGGTGGTTCTGGCGCGCAAAGACCACCCGTGGGTGACTATGGCGCCGACCGAGACCAGTGGCGAGTTATCGGCTGAGCGCTATTTGGCAGCATACCTGCAAGCACAGCACGTACTGGTGTCGTCGCGGGCCACAGGTTCGGGCGTGGAGGATTTCGAGTTATCCAAACTGGGACTGCAGCGGGATATACGCTTGCGCTGTCAGCACTATTTTGCAGCCTGCCGGGTGGTGGCCAACACTGCACTGTTGCTGACCATGCCGGCGTCTTACGCGCGGCTACTGGCCAGCCATCATGACCTTGCCGTTATGCCAACTCCGGCGCCATTTCCGCCGGTGAATGTTCATTTATACTGGCACAAAGCCTATGAGCAAGAACCCGCACTGGTGTGGTTTCGCCAAAAACTGATACGTGACCCACCTCAATAG
- a CDS encoding SDR family oxidoreductase, with the protein MTKRVFITGGASGLGRAIALRYAREGAKVCIGDVNPQQGALVEQEICKAGGEGYYVDCDVRRLKDLERVREDLAARWGGVDIVVNNAGVASAGSIEDTPMADWEWILDINVLGVVRGCKAFTPLFKQQGAGTFVNIASMAGLMLAPMMNSYNVSKAGVIALSETMSQELRENGIQVSCVCPAFFQTNLTEGMRSVIPGIQGNVAKLMKRSTISAEDVADDIFRAVQSNTFWVLPHVKERRMWVLKRHAPWAFDWLMHQGSKSWIKKMGAKPKS; encoded by the coding sequence ATGACAAAAAGAGTGTTTATTACCGGTGGGGCCAGTGGGTTGGGGCGGGCGATTGCGCTGCGTTATGCCCGTGAGGGTGCGAAGGTGTGTATTGGCGATGTAAACCCGCAGCAAGGCGCCTTGGTGGAGCAGGAGATTTGTAAGGCCGGAGGTGAGGGCTATTACGTGGATTGTGATGTTCGCCGGCTGAAGGATCTGGAGCGGGTTCGGGAGGATCTGGCCGCGCGTTGGGGCGGGGTGGATATTGTGGTGAATAACGCCGGTGTGGCGTCGGCCGGGTCTATTGAAGACACGCCGATGGCGGACTGGGAGTGGATTCTGGACATTAATGTGCTGGGCGTAGTGCGGGGCTGTAAGGCGTTTACGCCTTTGTTCAAACAGCAGGGCGCGGGAACGTTTGTGAATATTGCGTCTATGGCGGGCCTGATGCTGGCGCCGATGATGAACAGCTACAACGTGTCCAAGGCCGGTGTCATTGCTCTGTCGGAAACCATGAGCCAGGAGCTGCGCGAGAACGGTATTCAGGTCAGTTGTGTATGCCCGGCGTTTTTTCAGACCAATCTGACCGAAGGTATGCGTTCGGTGATTCCCGGTATTCAGGGCAATGTCGCCAAGTTGATGAAGCGTTCCACGATTTCTGCGGAAGACGTGGCCGATGATATTTTTCGGGCGGTTCAAAGCAACACTTTCTGGGTTCTGCCCCACGTTAAGGAGCGCCGTATGTGGGTGCTCAAGCGCCACGCCCCCTGGGCTTTTGACTGGCTGATGCATCAGGGAAGTAAGAGCTGGATTAAAAAGATGGGTGCGAAGCCCAAATCCTGA
- a CDS encoding DUF2798 domain-containing protein, giving the protein MSRFRSARVRQLIFGFYMSCMMSLLMSGVITFMNTGLDAQFAFRWLRAFLVAWGVAFPLVTFIAPIAGKLTEFTLRQITGQKSEKPFDI; this is encoded by the coding sequence ATGTCTCGCTTCAGATCTGCCCGAGTGCGCCAGCTAATTTTTGGTTTTTACATGTCCTGCATGATGTCGTTGTTGATGTCTGGGGTAATTACTTTTATGAATACCGGGCTGGATGCTCAGTTTGCGTTCCGCTGGTTGCGTGCGTTTCTTGTGGCTTGGGGCGTGGCTTTTCCACTGGTGACATTTATCGCGCCCATAGCGGGCAAGCTGACCGAGTTCACTCTGCGCCAGATTACCGGTCAAAAATCTGAAAAGCCCTTTGACATCTAG
- a CDS encoding DUF1439 domain-containing protein, which yields MIGFSNTTRWLCIVLLAVLASGCASLSPYAVSEGELERHLQDAVRDYDRKQLQNGSPLSLSLNDADITLGPDGRDVVVIGLKGQVALNVLMAKLPVDISLKLEGAPVYDSAEKAVYLRRLQLLESNVESPLFRGDLKPVTDTVMRVVAQMLETMPIYRLDDSSMAQRLFGMVPMDIRLAPGRLEFVMAD from the coding sequence ATGATCGGATTTTCGAACACCACACGCTGGTTGTGCATTGTTTTGCTGGCCGTTCTGGCCAGCGGTTGCGCCAGCCTTTCTCCTTACGCAGTGTCCGAAGGTGAGCTTGAACGCCACCTGCAGGATGCTGTGCGCGATTATGATCGCAAGCAGTTGCAAAACGGCTCGCCATTAAGTCTGAGCTTGAATGACGCGGACATCACCCTTGGCCCTGACGGTCGTGACGTAGTCGTAATAGGGTTGAAGGGCCAAGTAGCTCTCAATGTGTTGATGGCAAAACTGCCAGTGGATATCTCGTTGAAGCTTGAAGGTGCTCCGGTTTATGACAGCGCTGAAAAGGCGGTGTATCTTCGTCGTTTACAATTATTGGAAAGCAACGTTGAATCACCACTGTTCCGCGGTGACCTTAAGCCCGTTACCGACACGGTTATGCGGGTAGTGGCGCAAATGCTGGAAACCATGCCGATATATCGCTTAGACGATAGCAGCATGGCCCAGCGACTGTTTGGCATGGTGCCCATGGATATCCGCTTAGCGCCAGGCCGGCTTGAGTTTGTTATGGCCGACTAG
- a CDS encoding isocitrate/isopropylmalate dehydrogenase family protein, translating to MSATTNIAITPGDGIGPEVVNQAVHCLELLRQRFKLDLGWHQFPWPSHHWHQQHGESMPADALDQLRAFDAILLGALGDPGPVTDRNRYLLSDSVSLAPLLQIRKGFDQWVCERPARLLPGARQYLADDRARDIDMLVIRENSEGEYVSQGGRLRQGTPHEVATQIEVFTHFASERIIRYGFEQARARAIHRKQHDETRQFQTLDGRVCESQVCLVTKRNALRYWGDLYTEVFERMSLEYPDVATHHELVDAACMKFVQSPWAFDVVVASNLQGDILTDLAAVLSGGLGVAPSCNLNPTDPSMPSMFEPTHGSAPDIAGQGLADPTAMLFTTARMLDWLARKDPAMAAAGHALFEATAADLAKHGGKRRSTAEIGAAVCARLSA from the coding sequence ATGTCTGCTACAACCAACATCGCTATCACACCCGGCGACGGTATTGGCCCGGAAGTGGTCAATCAAGCCGTTCATTGTCTTGAGTTACTACGCCAGCGCTTCAAACTGGATCTGGGTTGGCACCAATTCCCCTGGCCCTCACACCATTGGCACCAGCAACACGGCGAATCCATGCCTGCTGACGCTCTGGATCAATTGCGCGCTTTTGATGCCATTTTGTTGGGCGCCTTGGGCGACCCTGGCCCGGTGACCGATCGCAATCGTTATCTGTTGTCTGACAGCGTGTCGCTGGCGCCCTTACTGCAGATCCGTAAGGGCTTTGACCAGTGGGTTTGCGAGCGGCCCGCGCGCTTGCTGCCCGGCGCTCGCCAGTACCTGGCGGACGATCGCGCACGCGACATCGACATGCTGGTCATTCGGGAAAACTCAGAGGGAGAATACGTCAGCCAGGGCGGGCGCCTGCGCCAGGGTACGCCCCATGAAGTGGCTACCCAGATTGAAGTATTTACCCATTTCGCCAGCGAACGCATCATTCGTTACGGCTTCGAGCAGGCCCGCGCCCGAGCCATTCACCGCAAGCAACACGACGAGACACGCCAGTTTCAGACATTAGATGGCCGCGTCTGTGAAAGCCAGGTTTGCCTCGTCACCAAACGCAACGCCTTGCGTTACTGGGGTGATCTTTATACCGAAGTGTTTGAGCGCATGAGCCTGGAATACCCGGATGTGGCAACCCATCATGAGCTGGTGGATGCCGCCTGCATGAAGTTCGTGCAGAGCCCGTGGGCGTTTGATGTGGTGGTGGCCAGCAATCTGCAGGGCGATATTTTAACCGATCTGGCTGCGGTGCTGTCCGGCGGCTTGGGGGTGGCACCATCCTGCAACCTGAACCCCACCGACCCAAGCATGCCGTCAATGTTCGAGCCCACTCATGGCAGCGCGCCGGATATTGCCGGCCAGGGCCTTGCGGACCCCACGGCCATGCTATTCACCACCGCGCGCATGCTGGATTGGTTAGCTCGTAAAGATCCGGCTATGGCCGCGGCAGGCCATGCCCTGTTTGAGGCCACAGCCGCAGACCTGGCAAAGCACGGCGGCAAGCGACGATCAACCGCAGAGATCGGCGCAGCCGTTTGTGCACGGTTAAGCGCCTGA
- a CDS encoding histidine phosphatase family protein gives MATIYLVRHGQASFGAEDYDRLSQIGWQQGRVLGRALRCLQAATAKPQLVFGGTLRRHRETVEAMASGFGDGLPAMQVASGFDEFDHVALIHRHRPQWQDHSVMARDLAASAAPAKMFQVEFVAAVQRWASGCFDHEYAESWPGFKARVLAALDEAVSYAAGSDLLVATSGGPIAVIVQALLDLSDERTLDLNSMIANTSVTRVLYSGRRRCSSGCQSGRRRSLAVFNNYSHLEAEDPALVTFR, from the coding sequence ATGGCAACGATCTATCTGGTGCGCCACGGCCAAGCCAGTTTTGGCGCGGAAGATTACGATCGCCTCTCGCAAATCGGCTGGCAGCAGGGGCGGGTGCTGGGGCGCGCACTGAGGTGTTTGCAGGCGGCGACAGCAAAGCCGCAGTTGGTGTTTGGCGGGACGTTACGGCGCCATCGGGAAACCGTGGAGGCTATGGCTAGCGGTTTTGGTGACGGCCTGCCGGCTATGCAGGTGGCGTCCGGTTTTGACGAGTTTGACCACGTGGCGCTGATTCACCGTCACCGGCCCCAGTGGCAGGACCATAGCGTTATGGCGCGGGATTTGGCTGCGTCCGCGGCGCCAGCCAAAATGTTTCAAGTGGAATTTGTCGCGGCGGTCCAGCGCTGGGCCAGTGGCTGCTTTGATCACGAATACGCGGAAAGCTGGCCCGGGTTCAAGGCCCGGGTTTTGGCGGCGTTGGACGAGGCAGTCAGCTACGCCGCGGGTAGTGACCTGTTGGTTGCAACCTCGGGTGGCCCCATCGCAGTGATTGTGCAGGCGCTGCTCGATCTGAGCGATGAACGCACGTTGGATCTGAACAGCATGATCGCCAACACCAGCGTTACCCGGGTGCTTTATAGTGGCCGCAGGCGCTGCAGCAGCGGGTGCCAAAGCGGCCGCCGGCGCAGTTTGGCGGTTTTTAATAACTACAGTCATCTGGAGGCGGAAGACCCCGCCCTGGTAACCTTTCGCTAA
- the dacB gene encoding D-alanyl-D-alanine carboxypeptidase/D-alanyl-D-alanine-endopeptidase yields MPSSLSPVNAFTALPASVRRLRGLAFAALLAWPVPQALATDTNGQSAMAQAGAWNGTMRAYATKSLNSDSALSMAAIPMNGPGLEQFINADTLMSPGSIMKVLTTYAALEILGPNYTWDTDFLTDGDMSDSTLNGNLYVRFGGDPKLTFERLWETLRELRDMGITHVNGDLILDGSYFQIDGGFPPFQDNGSNPHAPFLVEPSPYLTNLNLSQLEVRSDERGTRAWSTPNLAEVVIDNQVISSAKGNCPGRGSFTWTPVFHSDQSVTVTVKGTLPKGCRTTRYLSLQSHERYSASMIRSLLAEMGVQISGINSVGITPENAKLVMRTTSPDLVTTVRDINKWSSNVMARQLLLGIGAEKRRATDNDDRVAAIRAIYSWLEGKGINTTGMVIDNGAGLTRHGRISARQGVDILRNAWNSRYSADLMASMPLIAMDGTMARRLRNTGMKGEGRIKTGYLENVRSIAGFTRDENNTTWAVVGMVNHNPAWNGQAVLDRILYSLHHKPPVPTTLSQSSP; encoded by the coding sequence ATGCCAAGCTCGTTATCCCCTGTGAACGCGTTTACTGCCTTGCCGGCTTCGGTTCGCCGCTTGCGTGGATTGGCGTTCGCTGCGCTGCTGGCGTGGCCGGTGCCTCAGGCCTTGGCCACAGATACAAATGGCCAAAGCGCGATGGCGCAGGCAGGCGCATGGAACGGCACTATGCGGGCCTATGCAACCAAATCACTGAACAGCGACAGCGCTTTGAGCATGGCTGCTATACCCATGAATGGGCCGGGCCTGGAGCAGTTTATCAATGCCGACACCCTGATGAGCCCTGGCTCCATCATGAAAGTCCTGACCACCTACGCCGCTTTGGAAATTCTGGGCCCCAACTACACCTGGGACACGGACTTTCTCACTGACGGTGACATGTCCGACAGCACGCTCAACGGCAACCTGTATGTACGCTTTGGCGGTGACCCGAAACTGACCTTCGAGCGGCTCTGGGAAACACTCAGAGAACTTAGGGATATGGGCATAACCCACGTCAATGGCGACCTGATTCTGGACGGCAGCTATTTTCAGATTGACGGCGGCTTTCCACCTTTCCAGGACAACGGCAGCAACCCCCACGCCCCGTTTCTGGTGGAACCCTCTCCGTATTTGACCAACCTCAATTTGAGCCAGCTGGAGGTTCGCTCAGACGAACGCGGCACCCGCGCTTGGAGCACACCGAACCTGGCTGAAGTGGTGATCGACAACCAGGTGATCAGCTCCGCCAAAGGTAACTGCCCCGGCCGCGGCTCATTCACCTGGACACCGGTTTTTCACAGTGACCAAAGTGTGACCGTAACGGTTAAAGGCACGCTGCCCAAGGGCTGTCGAACCACACGCTATTTGTCTTTGCAATCCCATGAGCGCTACAGCGCATCAATGATCCGCTCGCTACTGGCAGAAATGGGCGTACAAATCAGCGGTATCAACAGCGTGGGCATTACGCCCGAGAACGCCAAACTGGTTATGCGCACAACCTCACCCGACTTGGTGACCACGGTACGCGACATCAATAAATGGAGCAGTAACGTGATGGCGCGCCAGCTGCTTCTGGGTATTGGCGCAGAAAAGCGCAGAGCCACCGACAACGACGACCGGGTAGCCGCTATTCGTGCTATTTACAGCTGGCTGGAGGGCAAAGGTATTAACACCACCGGCATGGTGATCGACAACGGAGCCGGCTTAACCCGGCACGGTCGCATCAGCGCTCGCCAGGGCGTAGACATTCTGAGAAATGCGTGGAATAGCCGTTATTCAGCGGATTTGATGGCGTCTATGCCATTGATTGCAATGGACGGCACCATGGCCCGCAGGCTACGGAATACTGGTATGAAAGGGGAAGGCCGGATTAAAACCGGTTACCTGGAAAACGTACGCTCCATTGCCGGTTTTACCCGCGACGAAAACAACACCACCTGGGCTGTGGTGGGCATGGTTAATCACAATCCAGCCTGGAATGGTCAAGCGGTGCTCGACCGCATTCTGTATTCACTGCACCACAAACCGCCAGTGCCCACCACCCTGTCGCAATCCTCGCCCTAA
- a CDS encoding SDR family oxidoreductase has product MSTNLFDLKGKIALITGASRGIGESIARTLAAQGAHVIVSSRKLDGCEAVASSIRSAGGSAEAFACHIGEMDQIDAVWAHIEQTHGKLDILVNNAATNPYFGPVEDTDMAAFNKTVDVNIRGYFFMCAKGAQLMKKHGGGAIVNVASVNGVNPGHFQGIYSITKAAVISMTKSFAMELGPRNIRVNALLPGLTDTKFASALTSNEAIKKQAMAHIPMKRVASPDEMAGTVLYLVSAASSYTTGACVNADGGYLTV; this is encoded by the coding sequence ATGAGCACTAATCTGTTTGATCTGAAAGGAAAAATCGCGTTAATCACCGGCGCCAGCCGCGGTATTGGCGAGAGCATCGCCCGCACACTAGCCGCCCAAGGCGCCCACGTGATTGTCAGCAGTCGTAAGCTCGACGGCTGCGAGGCGGTGGCCAGCAGTATTCGCAGCGCCGGCGGCAGCGCCGAGGCCTTTGCTTGCCATATTGGCGAGATGGATCAGATCGACGCGGTTTGGGCACACATTGAACAGACGCACGGCAAGCTGGACATTCTGGTGAACAACGCGGCCACCAACCCCTATTTTGGGCCGGTAGAAGACACCGATATGGCCGCCTTCAATAAAACCGTGGATGTGAATATTCGCGGTTACTTCTTTATGTGCGCCAAGGGTGCGCAGTTGATGAAAAAGCACGGCGGCGGGGCCATTGTGAATGTGGCGTCGGTCAACGGCGTTAACCCGGGCCATTTCCAGGGCATTTATTCCATTACCAAGGCCGCTGTCATTTCCATGACCAAATCCTTTGCCATGGAACTGGGACCAAGGAACATACGGGTGAACGCACTGTTACCGGGGCTGACCGATACAAAATTTGCCAGCGCGCTGACCAGCAACGAAGCCATCAAAAAGCAGGCGATGGCGCACATACCCATGAAGCGGGTAGCCAGCCCGGACGAAATGGCGGGCACAGTGCTGTACCTGGTATCGGCCGCATCCAGTTACACCACCGGTGCTTGTGTGAACGCTGACGGTGGCTATTTGACGGTTTGA
- a CDS encoding DUF6279 family lipoprotein, translating into MLDSSRPRRIKPAILLRWAVTLVLVLAIAGCSSARLAYRYADWGTVWWIEDYVSLTSDQENTLEQGVRDLRQWHCSLELPRYELWLSSVIADANAAVLTDAARMEFHQEQLLALVPALTDKATPMIVAFLKTLSDEQVQELAANMADRQQELEQDLLKRSPEATASARAERTAERLESWLGDFSDDQYFRVQRWSAAQAGQTEIWLEGRQRWQQAFLEALQQRQQAEFASVIADLLQNPEQARGLAYQQTMVQSKNAMAKLLSDLLAMGGEPALVNVTAKAAKLKSDVDALTCPLPSV; encoded by the coding sequence ATGCTTGATTCCTCTCGGCCACGGCGTATCAAACCTGCAATACTTCTACGATGGGCAGTCACGCTGGTTTTAGTGCTTGCGATTGCCGGTTGTAGCTCTGCCAGGCTGGCTTACCGTTACGCGGACTGGGGCACGGTGTGGTGGATTGAGGACTATGTATCACTTACCAGCGATCAAGAGAACACCCTCGAACAGGGCGTTCGAGATCTTCGCCAGTGGCATTGCAGCCTGGAGTTACCCCGTTACGAACTCTGGCTAAGCAGCGTTATAGCCGATGCGAATGCAGCTGTTCTCACCGACGCAGCGCGTATGGAGTTTCATCAGGAACAACTGCTTGCCTTAGTGCCAGCACTGACTGATAAAGCCACACCGATGATAGTGGCCTTTCTAAAAACATTGAGTGACGAGCAAGTTCAGGAATTGGCGGCTAATATGGCCGACCGCCAGCAAGAGTTGGAGCAGGACTTGTTAAAGCGCTCCCCCGAAGCCACAGCCTCGGCCCGCGCCGAGCGCACCGCGGAGCGTCTGGAATCCTGGCTGGGCGACTTCAGTGACGACCAATATTTTCGCGTACAGCGCTGGTCTGCCGCCCAGGCCGGGCAAACCGAGATCTGGCTTGAAGGCCGCCAGCGCTGGCAGCAAGCGTTTCTGGAAGCCCTGCAACAACGCCAGCAGGCGGAATTCGCTAGCGTGATCGCCGATTTATTGCAAAACCCCGAGCAGGCTCGCGGCTTGGCTTATCAACAGACCATGGTACAAAGCAAAAACGCCATGGCCAAGCTGTTGAGCGATTTGCTGGCTATGGGTGGCGAACCTGCACTGGTAAACGTGACTGCCAAGGCAGCTAAGCTGAAAAGCGACGTTGATGCGCTCACCTGCCCGCTGCCGTCAGTCTAA
- a CDS encoding acyl-CoA dehydrogenase family protein, translated as MDFSISAKGQDYLERVKRFMADEIVPVEAQYHRELAALDNRWVVLPVIRELKAKAREQGLWNLFFPDDTYGCGLLNSDYALIAEETGRSFIAPEIFNCNAPDTGNMEVLIHYGSNQQKAEWLPRLLSGEVRSAFCMTEPDVASSDATTMAATATVDGDEVVLNGRKWWSTGVGHPDCKVAIFMGVTDTEAAKHRRHSMVLVPMDAPGVSIERMLPVFGAFDEPYGHGVVAFNNVRLPVSAFIAGPGRGFEVAQGRLGPGRVHHCMRAIGAAERALELLIKRALSREAFGRPLAKLGGNVDKIANARMAIEQARLLTLKCAWALDTKGIAGALQEVSMIKALVPQMLQTIVDDAIQIHGGAGVSDDDFPLTALFAYARVLRLADGPDEVHRAMVARLELRKYN; from the coding sequence ATGGATTTTTCAATTTCAGCCAAGGGCCAGGATTATCTGGAGCGGGTAAAACGCTTCATGGCCGACGAGATTGTTCCGGTAGAAGCACAGTACCACCGGGAGTTGGCGGCGCTGGATAACCGTTGGGTAGTGCTGCCCGTTATCCGCGAACTGAAGGCCAAAGCCCGTGAGCAAGGCTTGTGGAATCTGTTTTTCCCCGATGACACCTACGGTTGTGGCCTGCTGAATTCCGACTACGCGCTGATTGCCGAGGAGACCGGACGCAGCTTTATTGCGCCGGAAATCTTCAACTGCAACGCGCCTGACACAGGCAACATGGAGGTGCTGATCCACTATGGTTCAAACCAGCAAAAAGCGGAATGGCTGCCGCGTCTGCTGAGTGGTGAAGTTCGTTCGGCCTTTTGTATGACCGAACCCGACGTCGCCTCGTCAGACGCGACGACCATGGCGGCCACTGCCACGGTGGACGGCGATGAGGTGGTGCTGAACGGGCGCAAGTGGTGGAGTACAGGTGTGGGTCATCCGGACTGCAAGGTCGCCATTTTTATGGGCGTAACCGATACGGAGGCTGCCAAGCACCGTCGTCATTCGATGGTGTTGGTGCCGATGGATGCGCCGGGTGTCAGCATTGAGCGCATGTTGCCGGTATTTGGTGCCTTTGATGAGCCTTACGGCCATGGCGTGGTGGCGTTTAATAATGTGCGACTGCCGGTCTCTGCTTTTATTGCCGGGCCTGGCCGCGGCTTTGAGGTTGCCCAGGGCCGTTTGGGGCCGGGGCGGGTGCACCACTGCATGCGTGCCATTGGCGCTGCCGAACGGGCGCTGGAGTTGTTGATTAAACGGGCGCTATCCCGCGAGGCGTTCGGTCGGCCCTTGGCTAAACTGGGGGGCAACGTGGACAAGATTGCCAACGCGCGTATGGCCATCGAGCAGGCGCGTTTGTTGACGCTGAAGTGCGCCTGGGCGTTGGATACCAAGGGCATCGCTGGAGCATTGCAGGAGGTGTCGATGATCAAGGCGCTGGTGCCGCAGATGCTGCAGACGATTGTGGATGACGCTATTCAGATTCACGGTGGGGCTGGTGTGAGTGATGATGATTTTCCGCTGACGGCGTTGTTCGCGTATGCGCGGGTGTTGCGTTTGGCGGACGGGCCGGATGAGGTGCATCGGGCTATGGTGGCTCGGCTTGAGTTGCGTAAATATAACTGA